A part of Sander vitreus isolate 19-12246 chromosome 8, sanVit1, whole genome shotgun sequence genomic DNA contains:
- the LOC144521810 gene encoding uncharacterized protein LOC144521810 isoform X3 produces the protein MELGHTALVDAQQLLVVKKEVKQEDTKPPHISLSSSDAQQLLVVKKEVKQEDTKPPRIKEEQEELWISQEGEQLQGLEEADIKFPFTSVPVKSEEDDGEKAQSSQLHESQTEENREAERTGADGEDWGGPEPARNSDPDSPLQPATHDKTADNSESEPETDDSGDWEETQEPQSSLNSLQNNEEPESDVEPLQKRTGVPEKVKPFCCSLCGKRFSRKYSLTTHMRLHSEGKHLTCSVCKAIFSHSSNLAVHMRTHTGEKPFSCSVCSKRFAQLPTLKQHLTVHTGEKPFSCSVCTKVFAHHSTLRQHLTVHTGEKSFSCSVCRKKFARHSNLTRHLTVHSAEKQFSCSVCDKGFTDYSNLRRHLTVHTGEKPFSCSVCSKRFNRQDSVKSHKCVDESSGNA, from the coding sequence ACGCCCAGCAACTGTTGGTGGTTAAAAAAGAGGTTAAGCAGGAGGACACAAAGCCCCCACACATTTCCTTATCCTCCTCAGACGCCCAGCAACTGTTGGTTGTTAAAAAAGAGGTTAAGCAGGAAGACACAAAGCCCCCAcgcattaaagaggaacaggaggaactctggatcagtcaggagggagagcagcttcaagggctggaggaggctgatatcaagtTCCCGTTCActtctgtccctgtgaagagtgaagaagaTGATGGagagaaagctcagtcctcacagctccATGAAAGCCAAACTGAAgagaacagagaggcagagagaacaggagctgatggagaggactggggaggaccagaaccagccaggaactcagatCCAGATAGTCCTTTACAACCAGCTACTCATGACAAGACTGCAGACAACTCTGaatctgaacctgagactgatgacagcgGTGACTGGGAGGAGACTCAGGAACCTCAGTCAAGTTTAAACTCTCTGCAAAACAATGAAGAACCTGAAAGTGATGTGGAACCTCTGCAGAAACGCACTGGAGTCCCTGAAAAAGTGAAACCATTTTGTTGCTCACTTTGTGGTAAAAGATTCTCCCGGAAATACTCCTTAACCACTCACATGAGACTTCATTCAGAAGGAAAACACTTGacctgctcagtttgtaaagcAATTTTCTCTCACAGCAGCAATTTGGCTGTGCACATGAGAACCCACACCGGGGAGAAACCATTCAGTTGTTCAGTTTGTAGTAAAAGATTTGCACAATTGCCAACTCTGAAACAACACTTGACTGTCCACACTGGGGAGAAACCATTTAGTTGTTCAGTTTGTACCAAAGTATTTGCACACCACAGTACTCTGAGGCAACACTTGACTGTCCACACGGGGGAGAAATCATTTAGTTGTTCAGTTTGTAGAAAAAAATTTGCACGCCATAGCAATCTGACACGACACTTGACTGTCCACTCCGCAGAGAAACAATTTAGTTGTTCTGTTTGTGATAAAGGATTTACAGACTATAGTAATCTGAGACGACACTTGACTGTCCACACCGGGGAGAAACCGTTTAGTTGCAGCGTTTGCAGTAAAAGATTCAATCGGCAGGATAGCGTCAAAAGTCACAAGTGTGTTGATGAGAGCAGCGGAAATGCATGA
- the LOC144521810 gene encoding uncharacterized protein LOC144521810 isoform X2 yields the protein MDGDGTRPHSADAQQLLVVKKEVKQEDTKPPHISLSSSDAQQLLVVKKEVKQEDTKPPRIKEEQEELWISQEGEQLQGLEEADIKFPFTSVPVKSEEDDGEKAQSSQLHESQTEENREAERTGADGEDWGGPEPARNSDPDSPLQPATHDKTADNSESEPETDDSGDWEETQEPQSSLNSLQNNEEPESDVEPLQKRTGVPEKVKPFCCSLCGKRFSRKYSLTTHMRLHSEGKHLTCSVCKAIFSHSSNLAVHMRTHTGEKPFSCSVCSKRFAQLPTLKQHLTVHTGEKPFSCSVCTKVFAHHSTLRQHLTVHTGEKSFSCSVCRKKFARHSNLTRHLTVHSAEKQFSCSVCDKGFTDYSNLRRHLTVHTGEKPFSCSVCSKRFNRQDSVKSHKCVDESSGNA from the coding sequence ACGCCCAGCAACTGTTGGTGGTTAAAAAAGAGGTTAAGCAGGAGGACACAAAGCCCCCACACATTTCCTTATCCTCCTCAGACGCCCAGCAACTGTTGGTTGTTAAAAAAGAGGTTAAGCAGGAAGACACAAAGCCCCCAcgcattaaagaggaacaggaggaactctggatcagtcaggagggagagcagcttcaagggctggaggaggctgatatcaagtTCCCGTTCActtctgtccctgtgaagagtgaagaagaTGATGGagagaaagctcagtcctcacagctccATGAAAGCCAAACTGAAgagaacagagaggcagagagaacaggagctgatggagaggactggggaggaccagaaccagccaggaactcagatCCAGATAGTCCTTTACAACCAGCTACTCATGACAAGACTGCAGACAACTCTGaatctgaacctgagactgatgacagcgGTGACTGGGAGGAGACTCAGGAACCTCAGTCAAGTTTAAACTCTCTGCAAAACAATGAAGAACCTGAAAGTGATGTGGAACCTCTGCAGAAACGCACTGGAGTCCCTGAAAAAGTGAAACCATTTTGTTGCTCACTTTGTGGTAAAAGATTCTCCCGGAAATACTCCTTAACCACTCACATGAGACTTCATTCAGAAGGAAAACACTTGacctgctcagtttgtaaagcAATTTTCTCTCACAGCAGCAATTTGGCTGTGCACATGAGAACCCACACCGGGGAGAAACCATTCAGTTGTTCAGTTTGTAGTAAAAGATTTGCACAATTGCCAACTCTGAAACAACACTTGACTGTCCACACTGGGGAGAAACCATTTAGTTGTTCAGTTTGTACCAAAGTATTTGCACACCACAGTACTCTGAGGCAACACTTGACTGTCCACACGGGGGAGAAATCATTTAGTTGTTCAGTTTGTAGAAAAAAATTTGCACGCCATAGCAATCTGACACGACACTTGACTGTCCACTCCGCAGAGAAACAATTTAGTTGTTCTGTTTGTGATAAAGGATTTACAGACTATAGTAATCTGAGACGACACTTGACTGTCCACACCGGGGAGAAACCGTTTAGTTGCAGCGTTTGCAGTAAAAGATTCAATCGGCAGGATAGCGTCAAAAGTCACAAGTGTGTTGATGAGAGCAGCGGAAATGCATGA
- the LOC144521812 gene encoding uncharacterized protein LOC144521812: MRLHSEGKHLTCSVCKAIFSHSSNLAVHMRTHTGEKPFSCSVCSKRFAQLPTLKHHLTVHTGEKPFSCTICRKTFSRHSNLTRHLTVHSAEKQFSCSVCDKRFTDYSNLKRHLTKHTGEKPFSCSVCRKKFARHSNLTRHLTVHSAEKQFSCSVCDKRFSDYSNLKQHLTVHTGEKPFSCSVCAKVFAHHSTLRQHLTVHTGEKSFSCSICRQKFSRHSNLTRHLTVHSGE, encoded by the coding sequence ATGAGACTTCATTCAGAAGGAAAACACTTGacctgctcagtttgtaaagcAATTTTCTCTCACAGCAGCAATTTGGCTGTGCACATGAGAACCCACACCGGGGAGAAACCATTCAGTTGTTCAGTTTGTAGTAAAAGATTTGCACAATTGCCAACTCTGAAACACCACTTGACTGTCCACACTGGGGAGAAACCATTTAGTTGTACAAtttgtagaaaaacattttcacgCCATAGCAATCTGACACGACACTTGACTGTCCACTCCGCAGAGAAACAATTTAGTTGTTCTGTTTGTGATAAAAGATTTACAGACTATAGTAATCTGAAACGACACTTGACTAAACACACCGGGGAGAAACCGTTTAGTTGTTCAGTTTGTAGAAAAAAATTTGCACGCCACAGCAATCTGACACGACACTTAACTGTCCACTCAGCAGAGAAACAATTTAGTTGTTCAGTTTGTGATAAAAGATTTTCAGACTATAGTAATCTGAAACAACACTTGACTGTCCACACCGGGGAGAAACCGTTTAGTTGTTCAGTTTGTGCCAAAGTATTTGCACACCACAGTACTCTGAGGCAACACTTGACTGTCCACACTGGGGAGAAATCATTTAGTTGTTCAATTTGTAGACAAAAATTTTCACGCCATAGCAATCTGACACGACACTTGACTGTCCACTCCGGAGAGTAA